From a single Micromonospora pallida genomic region:
- a CDS encoding HpcH/HpaI aldolase/citrate lyase family protein yields MAAVGRPRRSCLAVPGSSVKMLGKAQGLPADQVFLDLEDSVAPLAKPDARKNVVAALNEGDWTGKTRVVRVNDLTTPWTYRDVIDVVEGAGANLDCVMLPKVQNAGQVQWLDLTLTQLEKTLGLAVGRIGIEAQIENAAGLVNVDEIAAASPRVETIIFGPADFMASINMRSLAVGALIPDYPGDPYHYILMRILMAARMHDKQAIDGPFLQIRDVDAFREVAKRSAALGFDGKWVLHPGQIDAANEVYSPAQADYDHAELILDAYEHYTSEAGGRRGAVMLGDEMIDEASRKMALVVAAKGRAAGMTRTATFTPPTD; encoded by the coding sequence ATGGCCGCAGTTGGGCGTCCCCGCCGGTCCTGCCTCGCGGTGCCGGGTTCCAGCGTCAAGATGCTCGGTAAGGCCCAGGGCCTCCCGGCCGACCAGGTCTTCCTCGATCTGGAGGACTCCGTCGCCCCGCTGGCCAAGCCGGACGCCCGGAAGAACGTCGTCGCCGCGCTCAACGAGGGCGACTGGACCGGCAAGACCCGGGTGGTCCGCGTCAACGACCTGACCACCCCGTGGACGTACCGGGACGTTATCGACGTGGTCGAGGGGGCCGGCGCCAACCTGGACTGCGTCATGCTGCCCAAGGTGCAGAACGCCGGGCAGGTCCAGTGGCTCGACCTCACCCTCACCCAACTGGAGAAGACACTCGGCCTGGCGGTCGGCCGGATCGGCATCGAGGCGCAGATCGAGAACGCCGCCGGGCTGGTGAACGTCGACGAGATCGCCGCCGCCTCGCCCCGGGTCGAGACCATCATCTTCGGCCCGGCCGACTTCATGGCCTCGATCAACATGAGGTCCCTGGCGGTGGGCGCGCTCATCCCGGACTACCCGGGCGACCCGTACCACTACATCCTGATGCGGATCCTGATGGCCGCCCGGATGCACGACAAGCAGGCGATCGACGGCCCGTTCCTCCAGATCCGCGACGTCGACGCCTTCCGCGAGGTGGCGAAGCGGTCCGCCGCGCTCGGTTTCGACGGCAAGTGGGTACTGCACCCGGGCCAGATCGACGCCGCCAACGAGGTGTACTCGCCGGCCCAGGCCGACTACGACCACGCTGAGCTGATCCTCGACGCGTACGAGCACTACACCTCGGAGGCCGGGGGCAGGCGCGGCGCGGTGATGCTCGGCGACGAGATGATCGACGAGGCGTCCCGCAAGATGGCGCTGGTGGTCGCGGCGAAGGGGCGGGCCGCCGGGATGACCCGGACCGCCACCTTCACCCCGCCGACCGACTGA
- a CDS encoding SDR family NAD(P)-dependent oxidoreductase, whose translation MEDVTRRLVVVTGASSGIGLAAAVDLAGRGDQVVLVGRDPARLTAAGERVREASGERPELFRADFAVLDDVRGLAERLRAAYDRIDLLAHNAGAIVLQPVTTIDGFELSIQANHLAPFLLSNLLRDRIGRMVVTASAAHRSGALDPDDLNAPLRRYRSMGAYGTSKQANILFTAEAARRWPEVPAHCFHPGVVRTRFGSESRLLSWSLRVLPFRSPEQGADTLVWLAREDPARLVDGGYYVDRRLHRPLPKAADRELAARLWAASARAVGCD comes from the coding sequence GTGGAAGATGTCACCCGACGGCTGGTGGTGGTCACCGGCGCCAGTTCGGGCATCGGGCTGGCCGCTGCGGTGGACCTGGCCGGCCGGGGTGACCAGGTGGTCCTGGTCGGACGTGACCCGGCCCGGCTCACCGCCGCCGGAGAGCGGGTACGGGAGGCGAGCGGGGAACGCCCCGAGCTGTTCCGGGCCGATTTCGCCGTGCTGGACGACGTACGCGGGCTGGCCGAGCGGCTGCGGGCCGCGTACGACCGGATCGACCTGCTGGCCCACAACGCCGGGGCCATCGTGTTGCAGCCGGTCACCACGATCGACGGTTTCGAACTCTCCATCCAGGCCAACCACCTGGCCCCGTTCCTGCTGAGCAACCTGCTCCGGGACCGGATCGGCCGGATGGTGGTGACTGCCTCCGCCGCGCACCGCAGCGGCGCACTCGACCCGGACGACCTGAACGCTCCCCTGCGCCGGTACCGGTCGATGGGTGCCTACGGCACCAGCAAGCAGGCGAACATCCTGTTCACCGCCGAGGCCGCGCGCCGATGGCCGGAGGTGCCGGCGCACTGCTTCCATCCGGGCGTGGTGCGGACCCGCTTCGGCAGCGAGAGCCGGCTGCTCTCGTGGAGCCTGCGGGTGCTGCCGTTCCGCAGCCCGGAACAGGGCGCGGACACGCTGGTCTGGCTGGCCCGCGAGGATCCCGCCCGGCTGGTCGACGGCGGCTACTACGTCGACCGGCGGCTCCACCGCCCGCTACCGAAGGCCGCCGACCGGGAGTTGGCCGCCCGGCTCTGGGCAGCCAGCGCGCGGGCGGTCGGCTGCGACTGA
- a CDS encoding sulfate adenylyltransferase subunit 1 codes for MSTDTMPLLDSDSAFRAMDLLRFATAGSVDDGKSTLIGRLLYDTKSLFTDQLEAVEAVSAARGDEYTNLALLTDGLRAEREQGITIDVAYRYFATPRRKFIIADTPGHIQYTRNMVTGASTADLALILVDARKGLVEQSRRHAFLCSLLRVPHLVLCVNKMDLVDWSQEVFERIADEFTAFAAKLDVPDLAVVPISALKGDNIVTRSENTPWYEGPSLLHHLERVHIASDRNLVDVRFPVQYVIRPQSTTVTDYRGYAGQVASGVVKPGDEVMVLPSGFTSRIASVETADGPVAEAFPPMSVTVRLTDEIDISRGDMICRPNNAPTPTQDVEAMVCWMDETRPLQIGGRYTIKHTTRTARAIVRDLHYRLDINTLHRDDTAGELKLNEIGRVRLRTTVPLLADEYRRNRTTGGFIIIDEATNRTVAAAMIVETT; via the coding sequence ATGAGCACCGACACCATGCCGCTACTCGACAGCGATTCCGCGTTCCGGGCCATGGACCTGCTGCGCTTCGCCACGGCGGGCAGTGTGGACGACGGCAAGTCGACCCTGATCGGTCGGTTGTTGTATGACACGAAGTCGTTGTTTACGGATCAGTTGGAGGCGGTGGAGGCGGTTTCGGCTGCTCGTGGTGACGAGTACACGAATCTGGCCTTGTTGACGGATGGGTTGCGGGCGGAGCGGGAGCAGGGCATCACGATCGATGTCGCTTACCGGTATTTCGCTACGCCGCGGCGGAAGTTCATCATTGCTGACACTCCGGGGCACATCCAGTACACGCGGAACATGGTCACCGGTGCGTCTACCGCTGATCTGGCGTTGATTTTGGTGGACGCCAGGAAGGGTCTGGTGGAGCAGTCCCGCCGCCACGCCTTCCTCTGCTCGTTGTTGCGTGTGCCGCACCTCGTGCTCTGCGTGAACAAGATGGACCTGGTGGACTGGTCGCAGGAGGTGTTCGAGCGGATCGCCGACGAGTTCACCGCGTTCGCCGCGAAACTCGACGTCCCCGACCTCGCCGTGGTGCCGATCTCGGCGTTGAAGGGTGACAACATTGTCACCCGGTCGGAGAACACCCCCTGGTACGAAGGCCCGTCCCTGTTGCACCACCTCGAGCGGGTGCACATCGCCTCCGACCGGAACCTGGTCGACGTCCGCTTCCCCGTGCAGTATGTGATCCGTCCGCAGTCGACGACGGTCACCGACTACCGGGGTTATGCCGGGCAGGTCGCTTCCGGTGTGGTCAAGCCGGGCGACGAGGTCATGGTGTTGCCGTCCGGGTTCACCTCCCGCATCGCGTCGGTCGAAACCGCCGACGGGCCGGTCGCCGAGGCGTTCCCACCCATGTCCGTCACCGTCCGCCTGACGGATGAGATCGACATTTCGCGGGGGGACATGATCTGCCGGCCGAACAACGCCCCCACCCCGACGCAGGATGTGGAGGCGATGGTGTGCTGGATGGACGAGACCCGACCGTTGCAGATCGGCGGCCGGTACACGATCAAACACACCACCCGCACCGCCCGGGCGATCGTCCGTGACCTGCACTACCGGCTGGATATCAACACCCTGCACCGTGACGACACCGCGGGCGAGTTGAAGTTGAACGAGATCGGCCGGGTCCGGCTCCGCACCACCGTGCCGCTACTCGCCGACGAGTACCGCCGAAACCGCACCACCGGCGGGTTCATCATCATCGACGAGGCCACCAACCGCACCGTCGCCGCCGCGATGATCGTCGAAACCACCTGA
- the cysD gene encoding sulfate adenylyltransferase subunit CysD — MNSGSALYQTSHLDALEAESIFVMREVVAEMERPVLLFSGGKDSIVMLRLAEKAFAPASIPFPVMHVDTGHNFPEVLEYRDRRVDELGLHLIVASVPEALVRGLVTEPADGTRNRIQTPVLLDAVEKHRFDALFGGARRDEEKARAKERVFSFRDEFGQWDPKNQRPELWSLYNGRHHPGESIRVFPLSNWTELDVWHYIARERIALPSIYYAHDREVIERDGMLYAVNEFIQPRASETPFVAQVRYRTVGDASCTAAVRSDADTVEKVIEEVGATRITERGATRGDDRVSEAAMEDRKREGYF, encoded by the coding sequence ATGAACAGCGGATCGGCGCTGTACCAGACGTCCCACCTGGACGCGTTGGAGGCGGAGAGCATCTTCGTGATGCGTGAGGTGGTGGCGGAGATGGAGCGGCCGGTGCTGCTCTTCTCTGGTGGCAAGGACTCGATCGTGATGCTCCGGCTCGCGGAGAAGGCGTTCGCGCCGGCGAGCATTCCGTTCCCGGTGATGCACGTAGACACCGGCCACAACTTCCCCGAGGTGCTGGAGTACCGCGACCGGCGGGTCGACGAACTCGGCCTGCACCTGATCGTGGCCAGCGTGCCGGAGGCCCTGGTCCGGGGCCTGGTCACCGAGCCGGCGGACGGCACCCGCAACCGCATTCAGACCCCCGTGCTGTTGGACGCGGTGGAGAAGCATCGGTTTGATGCGTTGTTTGGTGGGGCGCGTCGGGATGAGGAGAAGGCGCGGGCGAAGGAGCGGGTGTTCTCGTTCCGGGATGAGTTTGGGCAGTGGGATCCGAAGAATCAGCGTCCGGAGTTGTGGTCGTTGTATAACGGTCGGCATCATCCGGGTGAGTCGATTCGGGTGTTTCCGTTGTCGAACTGGACCGAGTTGGATGTGTGGCATTACATCGCTCGGGAGCGGATCGCTCTGCCGTCGATCTACTACGCGCACGACCGTGAGGTCATCGAGCGGGACGGCATGCTCTACGCGGTCAACGAGTTCATCCAGCCCCGGGCGTCGGAAACCCCGTTCGTGGCGCAGGTCCGCTATCGGACGGTGGGAGACGCGTCCTGCACCGCCGCCGTCCGCTCCGACGCGGACACGGTGGAGAAGGTGATCGAGGAGGTCGGGGCGACCCGGATCACCGAGCGGGGTGCGACCCGGGGAGACGACCGGGTGAGTGAGGCCGCGATGGAGGACCGCAAGCGGGAGGGCTACTTCTGA
- a CDS encoding 3'(2'),5'-bisphosphate nucleotidase CysQ, translating into MSINPPESDGGLAKWLAARAGELLLAVRAEHGHADPAALKAAGDRASHEFLLAELARWRPTDTVLSEEDDDSRRSVSAGGGPTRLDADRVWIIDPLDGTREFSEEGRSDWAVHVALWHRHASTPHRLIAGAVGLPAQGRVLNTELPLRSRADRTGDGAPIRLAASRSRPPAFLTDLAEEIGAQLVPMGSAGAKIAAVVTGEVDAYIHAGGQYEWDSAAPVAVATAAGFHACRIDGSALTYNEVDPRLPDLLVCRPELATPLLAALSRQLSTANAGSAPSETSLVRKEER; encoded by the coding sequence ATGTCGATCAACCCACCGGAGTCCGACGGCGGGCTCGCCAAGTGGCTCGCGGCCCGCGCCGGCGAACTGCTGCTCGCGGTACGCGCCGAGCACGGCCACGCGGACCCGGCCGCGCTGAAGGCCGCCGGTGACCGGGCCTCCCACGAGTTCCTCCTCGCCGAGTTGGCCCGGTGGCGACCGACCGACACCGTCCTCTCCGAGGAGGACGACGACTCGCGCCGTTCGGTGTCGGCCGGCGGCGGGCCGACCCGGCTGGACGCCGACCGGGTGTGGATCATCGACCCGTTGGACGGGACCCGGGAGTTCTCCGAGGAGGGCCGCTCGGACTGGGCGGTGCACGTGGCGCTCTGGCACCGGCACGCGTCCACCCCGCACCGGCTGATCGCCGGGGCGGTGGGTCTGCCCGCCCAGGGACGGGTGCTGAACACGGAGCTTCCGCTGCGGTCCCGCGCCGACCGGACCGGCGACGGCGCCCCGATCCGGCTGGCGGCGAGCCGCAGCCGTCCCCCCGCGTTCCTCACCGACCTGGCCGAGGAGATCGGCGCGCAGTTGGTGCCGATGGGTTCGGCGGGGGCGAAGATCGCGGCGGTGGTGACCGGCGAGGTGGACGCGTACATCCATGCCGGGGGGCAGTACGAGTGGGACTCGGCCGCACCGGTGGCGGTGGCCACGGCGGCCGGTTTCCACGCCTGCCGGATCGACGGATCTGCGCTGACCTACAACGAGGTGGATCCCCGCCTGCCCGACCTGCTGGTCTGCCGTCCGGAACTGGCCACGCCGCTGCTGGCGGCGCTGAGCCGACAGTTGTCGACGGCCAACGCCGGGTCGGCCCCATCGGAGACGTCCCTGGTCAGGAAGGAAGAGCGATGA
- a CDS encoding ABC transporter permease, whose product MTALDTPTPVRREARRRPPAARVFLALLRRDLMVTGKELWVILLQVGMTPLFMLFVFSTILGGQGIVERSFANLFLPGVIALAALTTALQSTALPLVKEFGFTMEIEDRLLAPLPTSLVAVGKLVVATIRGLLAAVLMYPLGALVVGSAPWRLEGLPTALLVALLGAWVGGGIGMTLSTILPIQRINVTFSVIVTPIIWTGCIHYPWPRLESMRWFQVVTAFNPMTYVSEGVRGAMLPDVPHMPAWVCVLALTGMAAALTWLSVRSFTRRAVQ is encoded by the coding sequence GTGACCGCCCTCGACACCCCCACCCCGGTACGCCGCGAGGCCCGGCGCCGCCCGCCCGCCGCCCGGGTCTTCCTCGCCCTGCTCCGGCGCGACCTGATGGTCACCGGCAAGGAACTGTGGGTAATCCTGCTCCAGGTCGGCATGACCCCGCTGTTCATGCTCTTCGTGTTCAGCACGATCCTCGGTGGACAGGGCATCGTCGAGCGGTCCTTCGCCAACCTCTTCCTGCCCGGCGTGATCGCCCTCGCCGCGCTCACCACCGCGTTGCAGAGCACCGCCCTGCCGCTGGTGAAGGAGTTCGGCTTCACCATGGAGATCGAGGACCGGCTGCTCGCCCCGCTCCCCACCAGCCTGGTCGCGGTGGGCAAGCTGGTGGTCGCCACCATCCGGGGCCTGCTCGCGGCGGTGCTGATGTACCCGCTCGGGGCCCTGGTCGTCGGCTCCGCGCCGTGGCGGCTGGAGGGCCTGCCGACCGCCCTGCTGGTGGCGCTGCTCGGCGCGTGGGTCGGCGGTGGCATCGGGATGACCCTCTCCACCATCCTGCCGATCCAGCGGATCAACGTCACCTTCTCGGTGATCGTCACGCCGATCATCTGGACCGGCTGCATCCACTACCCGTGGCCCCGGTTGGAGTCGATGCGCTGGTTCCAGGTGGTCACCGCGTTCAACCCGATGACGTACGTCTCGGAGGGGGTACGGGGCGCGATGCTGCCCGACGTACCGCACATGCCGGCCTGGGTCTGCGTGCTGGCGCTGACCGGCATGGCCGCCGCCCTGACCTGGCTCAGCGTCCGGTCCTTCACCCGGCGGGCCGTCCAGTGA
- a CDS encoding ABC transporter ATP-binding protein — MPSRDGPAVEVVDLVKRYPRATTNAVDGLSFTVAPGETFGLFGPNGAGKSTTIGILTTRLRATGGRALVGGVDVSRDPVGARANLAVVPQHNNLDRALTPRQNLVYHAAYHGVPRAEAEERAKDLLERFGLTERADRRIEAYSGGMAQRLMIARAWMHDPEVLFLDEPTNALDPQTRLLIWSRVREMRERGVSIVLTTHAMNDAANLVDRVGIVDHGKLLTVDTPQNLVRGLAGQAILDLTVTPAARDDADEVVAALREMDGVRKAERRPLPVGAAGAGRGAALGAAGRAALAKLGPAALAKLAARARANGNAPTATLAAAGGQGRIRVRLHLATDPAALLGPTLSLLTARSAALNDIHIGEPSLEDVFIELTGRDPR, encoded by the coding sequence ATGCCCAGCAGAGACGGTCCGGCGGTCGAGGTCGTCGATCTCGTCAAGCGCTACCCCCGGGCCACCACCAACGCCGTCGACGGACTGTCGTTCACCGTCGCGCCGGGTGAGACCTTCGGGCTGTTCGGGCCGAACGGGGCCGGCAAGTCGACCACCATCGGCATCCTCACCACCCGGCTCCGGGCCACCGGCGGCCGGGCCCTGGTCGGCGGCGTCGACGTCAGCCGGGACCCGGTCGGCGCCCGCGCCAACCTGGCGGTGGTGCCCCAGCACAACAACCTCGACCGGGCGCTGACCCCCCGGCAGAACCTCGTCTACCACGCCGCCTACCACGGGGTGCCCCGGGCCGAGGCCGAGGAACGGGCCAAGGACCTGCTGGAACGCTTCGGCCTCACCGAGCGCGCGGACCGGCGGATCGAGGCGTACTCGGGCGGGATGGCGCAGCGGCTCATGATCGCCCGAGCCTGGATGCACGATCCCGAGGTGCTCTTCCTCGACGAGCCGACCAACGCGTTGGACCCGCAGACCCGGCTGCTGATCTGGAGCCGGGTCCGGGAGATGCGCGAGCGGGGCGTCTCGATCGTGCTCACCACGCACGCCATGAACGACGCCGCCAACCTGGTCGACCGGGTGGGCATCGTGGACCACGGCAAGCTGCTCACCGTGGACACCCCGCAGAACCTCGTCCGGGGACTGGCCGGGCAGGCCATCCTGGACCTGACGGTCACCCCGGCCGCCCGCGACGACGCCGACGAGGTGGTCGCCGCGCTGCGCGAGATGGACGGCGTACGCAAGGCGGAGCGCCGGCCGTTGCCGGTGGGTGCGGCCGGCGCGGGTCGGGGTGCCGCCCTGGGCGCCGCGGGTCGGGCCGCGCTCGCCAAGTTGGGGCCGGCCGCCCTGGCGAAGCTCGCCGCCCGAGCCCGGGCCAACGGGAACGCGCCGACCGCTACCCTGGCCGCGGCGGGCGGGCAGGGCCGGATCCGGGTACGCCTGCACCTCGCCACCGACCCCGCGGCCCTGCTCGGCCCGACGTTGTCCCTGCTCACCGCCCGGTCGGCGGCGCTCAACGACATCCACATCGGAGAGCCGAGCCTGGAGGACGTCTTCATCGAACTCACCGGAAGGGACCCACGGTGA
- a CDS encoding extracellular catalytic domain type 1 short-chain-length polyhydroxyalkanoate depolymerase, giving the protein MMPLTAFHREATASRPAGAPGGTRRHRPPFLLAGFLAVLVGLTGVAGCTADRRAERRGGDGSPAPNATASGSAVPAGSSAHTLTVDDRERTYRLYRPAALDLAKPVSLVVMLHGAAGTGEQAEEAYGWTEEADRGGFVVAFPDGVKRAWAVSEHCCGQPVRQGVDDVAFIEALVGTLRERMPVDPARTYVTGISNGGLLAYRLACDTDLFAAVGAVATTLAGECASPAPASVLHIHGLRDETMPYRGGPGKRDNGGTGRNPVKIDGPPLTELMAKWRTVDDCAAPTERADGPVTRSTTSCAQGRAVNLITIADAGHQWPGGKPNPRAEQLLGLEPPSTALDATAEIWKFFSAHPRPAGA; this is encoded by the coding sequence ATGATGCCTTTGACTGCCTTCCACCGGGAGGCCACGGCCTCCCGGCCCGCGGGTGCCCCCGGTGGCACCCGCCGGCACCGCCCCCCGTTCCTGCTCGCCGGGTTCCTCGCCGTCCTGGTCGGCCTGACCGGCGTCGCCGGCTGTACCGCCGACCGGCGCGCGGAGCGGCGCGGCGGTGACGGTTCACCGGCCCCGAACGCCACCGCGTCCGGCTCCGCCGTGCCGGCCGGGTCGAGCGCGCACACCCTCACCGTCGACGACCGGGAGCGGACCTACCGCCTCTACCGGCCCGCCGCACTGGACCTGGCCAAGCCGGTCTCGCTGGTGGTCATGCTGCACGGCGCGGCCGGCACCGGCGAGCAGGCCGAGGAGGCGTACGGCTGGACCGAGGAGGCCGACCGGGGTGGCTTCGTGGTCGCCTTCCCGGACGGCGTGAAGCGGGCCTGGGCGGTCAGCGAACACTGCTGCGGCCAGCCGGTCCGGCAGGGGGTCGACGACGTCGCCTTCATCGAGGCGCTCGTCGGCACCCTCCGGGAGCGGATGCCGGTGGACCCGGCCCGCACCTACGTCACCGGGATCTCCAACGGCGGGCTGCTGGCGTACCGGCTGGCCTGCGACACCGACCTCTTCGCCGCGGTCGGTGCGGTGGCGACCACGCTGGCCGGCGAGTGCGCGTCCCCGGCCCCGGCCAGCGTGCTGCACATCCACGGTCTGCGCGACGAGACCATGCCGTACCGGGGTGGTCCGGGCAAGCGCGACAACGGCGGCACCGGCCGGAACCCGGTGAAGATCGACGGGCCGCCGCTGACCGAGCTGATGGCGAAGTGGCGCACGGTGGACGACTGCGCCGCGCCGACGGAACGCGCCGACGGGCCGGTGACCCGGTCGACGACCTCCTGCGCGCAGGGCCGCGCCGTCAACCTGATTACCATCGCCGACGCCGGTCACCAGTGGCCCGGCGGGAAGCCGAACCCGCGCGCCGAGCAACTTCTCGGCCTCGAACCCCCCTCGACCGCGTTGGACGCGACCGCGGAGATCTGGAAGTTCTTCAGCGCGCACCCCCGACCGGCCGGCGCCTGA